The Vicia villosa cultivar HV-30 ecotype Madison, WI linkage group LG1, Vvil1.0, whole genome shotgun sequence genome includes a region encoding these proteins:
- the LOC131633059 gene encoding protein S-acyltransferase 24-like isoform X1 — translation MSSEIEVVEEVLLRDQQSTPSSSAGEVSEDSLRNDVYTAAAYGDLEKLHRLVELEGCLVTEPDGLGYYALQWAALNNRTAAAQYIIEHGGDINATDHTGQTALHWSAVRGAIQVAELLLQEGARVNSADMNGYQTTHVAAQYGQTAFLYYVVSKWNADPDVPDNDGRSPLHWAAYKGFADSIRLLLFLDGHRGRQDKEGCTPLHWAAIRGNLEACTVLVQAGKKEDLVVTENTGLTPAQLASDKNHRQVAFFLGNARRLLDKRFDANSRLGKISKLGLAPVLWCIIFVLLVTYIHSVILATNMPKLTAAAGLFAWFGVLLATVGLVTFYRCSSKDPGYIRMNGHDTQSTKDDEPLLKIEINSPALLAGNWSQLCATCKIVRPLRAKHCSTCDRCVEQFDHHCPWVSNCIGKKNKWDFFAFLVLEVSAMLVTGGVCLTRVLTDPLAPSSFGLWINYVGKNHIGAISFLIADFFLFFGVFALTVVQASQISRNITTNEMANAMRYSYLRGPGGRFRNPYDHGIKKNCSDFLINGYNEDLECLEESSNSEEGIGMMQMTRSSNITNGEPHSHSDYAKGNGNSHVVINVNSNSTNSKTHHGHSNGHVHSSHCSHSNQGKTRNDSIPAGLGLGLGRNTRSVSPSS, via the exons ATGTCATCCGAGATCGAGGTCGTCGAGGAGGTTCTGTTACGGGATCAACAATCGACTCCGTCGTCTTCCGCCGGTGAAGTCTCCGAAGATAGTCTCCGGAATGATGTGTATACTGCCGCGGCTTATGGGGATTTGGAGAAGCTACATAGATTGGTGGAACTAGAGGGGTGTCTCGTTACCGAGCCTGATGGTTTGGGTTACTACGCGCTTCAGTGGGCTGCTCTTAATAACCGGACTGCCGCTGCTCAGTACATCATTGAG cATGGCGGAGATATAAATGCAACAGATCATACTGGTCAGACAGCCTTGCATTGGAGTGCGGTACGGGGTGCTATTCAGGTTGCAGAGCTTTTACTTCAAGAGGGCGCGCGAGTGAATTCCGCTGACATGAATGGGTATCAG ACAACACATGTTGCTGCTCAATATGGTCAGACGGCTTTCCTTTACTATGTTGTTTCAAAATGGAATGCTGACCCTGACGTTCCTGATAATGATGGAAGAAGCCCCCTGCATTG GGCTGCTTACAAAGGTTTTGCTGATTCTATACGTCTTCTGTTATTTCTTGATGGACATCGGGGGCGTCAGGATAAAGAGG GTTGCACTCCTCTCCATTGGGCTGCTATACGAGGTAACTTGGAGGCCTGTACCGTGTTAGTACAGGCTGGCAAAAAGGAAGACCTGGTGGTAACTGAGAATACTGGCCTTACACCAGCGCAGCTTGCTTCTGATAAGAATCATAGACAAGTTGCTTTTTTCCTT GGAAATGCCCGAAGGCTGCTTGACAAACGCTTTGACGCTAACAGCCGCCTTGGAAAGATATCTAAATTAGGACTTGCTCCTGTACTTTGGTGCATAATTTTTGTGCTATTGGTCACCTATATTCATTCAGTCATCTTGG CAACAAATATGCCAAAGCTGACAGCTGCAGCTGGGCTTTTTGCATGGTTTGGAGTGTTACTTGCTACCGTTGGATTGGTGACGTTTTATAGATGTAGCAG CAAGGATCCGGGTTATATCAGAATGAATGGGCATGACACTCAGAGTACGAAGGATGAT GAGCCTCTTTTGAAGATTGAGATAAATAGTCCTGCTTTGCTAGCTGGAAATTGGTCCCAACTTTGTGCAACATGCAAG ATTGTCAGGCCCCTGCGTGCGAAACATTGTTCTACATGTGATCGTTGTGTGGAGCAATTTGACCATCACTGTCCTTGGGTATCTAATTGTATTGGCAAG aaaaataaatgggaTTTCTTTGCTTTTCTTGTTCTTGAAGTTTCAGCAATGTTGGTTACTGGTGGAGTTTGTCTTACAA GAGTACTAACTGATCCACTTGCTCCTTCGTCATTTGGGTTATGGATTAATTATGTTGGTAAAAATCACATCGGTGCAATATCATTTCTTATTGCCGATTTTTTCCTCTTCTTCGGAGTGTTTGCCTTGACAGTTGTTCAGGCTAGTCAG ATATCACGCAATATTACAACAAACGAAATGGCAAATGCAATGCGGTATAGCTACCTCAGAGGTCCAGGTGGTAGATTCAGAAACCCATATGATCATGGCATCAAGAAGAACTGTTCAGATTTCTTGATCAATGGATACAATGAAGACTTGGAGTGTCTTGAAGAATCAAGTAACTCAGAAGAGGGTATAGGAATGATGCAAATGACAAGAAGCTCAAACATAACAAATGGAGAGCCGCATTCTCATTCTGATTACGCCAAGGGCAACGGAAATAGTCATGTTGTTATTAATGTGAATTCAAACAGTACCAACTCAAAAACACATCATGGGCATAGTAATGGTCATGTTCATTCTTCACATTGTAGTCATAGTAACCAAGGCAAAACCAGAAATGACAGCATTCCTGCGGGCTTAGGTCTTGGCCTCGGTCGCAACACCAGATCTGTTTCACCCTCGTCGTGA
- the LOC131633059 gene encoding protein S-acyltransferase 24-like isoform X2 → MNGYQTTHVAAQYGQTAFLYYVVSKWNADPDVPDNDGRSPLHWAAYKGFADSIRLLLFLDGHRGRQDKEGCTPLHWAAIRGNLEACTVLVQAGKKEDLVVTENTGLTPAQLASDKNHRQVAFFLGNARRLLDKRFDANSRLGKISKLGLAPVLWCIIFVLLVTYIHSVILATNMPKLTAAAGLFAWFGVLLATVGLVTFYRCSSKDPGYIRMNGHDTQSTKDDEPLLKIEINSPALLAGNWSQLCATCKIVRPLRAKHCSTCDRCVEQFDHHCPWVSNCIGKKNKWDFFAFLVLEVSAMLVTGGVCLTRVLTDPLAPSSFGLWINYVGKNHIGAISFLIADFFLFFGVFALTVVQASQISRNITTNEMANAMRYSYLRGPGGRFRNPYDHGIKKNCSDFLINGYNEDLECLEESSNSEEGIGMMQMTRSSNITNGEPHSHSDYAKGNGNSHVVINVNSNSTNSKTHHGHSNGHVHSSHCSHSNQGKTRNDSIPAGLGLGLGRNTRSVSPSS, encoded by the exons ATGAATGGGTATCAG ACAACACATGTTGCTGCTCAATATGGTCAGACGGCTTTCCTTTACTATGTTGTTTCAAAATGGAATGCTGACCCTGACGTTCCTGATAATGATGGAAGAAGCCCCCTGCATTG GGCTGCTTACAAAGGTTTTGCTGATTCTATACGTCTTCTGTTATTTCTTGATGGACATCGGGGGCGTCAGGATAAAGAGG GTTGCACTCCTCTCCATTGGGCTGCTATACGAGGTAACTTGGAGGCCTGTACCGTGTTAGTACAGGCTGGCAAAAAGGAAGACCTGGTGGTAACTGAGAATACTGGCCTTACACCAGCGCAGCTTGCTTCTGATAAGAATCATAGACAAGTTGCTTTTTTCCTT GGAAATGCCCGAAGGCTGCTTGACAAACGCTTTGACGCTAACAGCCGCCTTGGAAAGATATCTAAATTAGGACTTGCTCCTGTACTTTGGTGCATAATTTTTGTGCTATTGGTCACCTATATTCATTCAGTCATCTTGG CAACAAATATGCCAAAGCTGACAGCTGCAGCTGGGCTTTTTGCATGGTTTGGAGTGTTACTTGCTACCGTTGGATTGGTGACGTTTTATAGATGTAGCAG CAAGGATCCGGGTTATATCAGAATGAATGGGCATGACACTCAGAGTACGAAGGATGAT GAGCCTCTTTTGAAGATTGAGATAAATAGTCCTGCTTTGCTAGCTGGAAATTGGTCCCAACTTTGTGCAACATGCAAG ATTGTCAGGCCCCTGCGTGCGAAACATTGTTCTACATGTGATCGTTGTGTGGAGCAATTTGACCATCACTGTCCTTGGGTATCTAATTGTATTGGCAAG aaaaataaatgggaTTTCTTTGCTTTTCTTGTTCTTGAAGTTTCAGCAATGTTGGTTACTGGTGGAGTTTGTCTTACAA GAGTACTAACTGATCCACTTGCTCCTTCGTCATTTGGGTTATGGATTAATTATGTTGGTAAAAATCACATCGGTGCAATATCATTTCTTATTGCCGATTTTTTCCTCTTCTTCGGAGTGTTTGCCTTGACAGTTGTTCAGGCTAGTCAG ATATCACGCAATATTACAACAAACGAAATGGCAAATGCAATGCGGTATAGCTACCTCAGAGGTCCAGGTGGTAGATTCAGAAACCCATATGATCATGGCATCAAGAAGAACTGTTCAGATTTCTTGATCAATGGATACAATGAAGACTTGGAGTGTCTTGAAGAATCAAGTAACTCAGAAGAGGGTATAGGAATGATGCAAATGACAAGAAGCTCAAACATAACAAATGGAGAGCCGCATTCTCATTCTGATTACGCCAAGGGCAACGGAAATAGTCATGTTGTTATTAATGTGAATTCAAACAGTACCAACTCAAAAACACATCATGGGCATAGTAATGGTCATGTTCATTCTTCACATTGTAGTCATAGTAACCAAGGCAAAACCAGAAATGACAGCATTCCTGCGGGCTTAGGTCTTGGCCTCGGTCGCAACACCAGATCTGTTTCACCCTCGTCGTGA
- the LOC131633068 gene encoding uncharacterized protein LOC131633068, translating to MAASSSTPNSSTSVASCAAIFKPTNSKDIGWKYNGLKDLNNRKKVTCDFCNMTSSGGISRAKRHQAGIQGDVIPCLKTPEDVKAILRADIFEKEKIKKGIQEIAVQIDADDTLDIEEISRIRTGKRIAENETSSIAIKRTKGPLDLVYKKAKDTSINDACDKEARARTIQYVARFFYTCGVAFNVANARAFKLMLEAVGSYGPHLKPPSYHELRVPLLKNELEYTKGLLKNQEVQRNKYGCSIMSDGWTDRKGRTLINFLVNCSTGTMFVKSVDASDYAKTGEKLAELLDTFVEEMGEKNVVQLITDNGSNYVAAGKILCEGRKHLFWTPCAAHCIDLMLEDIGKIPKVKNVIQKGIKVVGYIYNHTFALNLMRKTTGNVELVKQGVTRFATHFLCLQRMQELRGKLREMFLCEEWTSSKCAKDPKGKRAATTILNVSFWSDVLYTLKCMAPLVDVLRMVDNERKPAMGYIYAAMGVAKESIEKAFNLNSSKYKDVFEIIDKRWECQLHHPLHAAGHYLNPEYYFSKPEIESDARLVKGLRRCIERLSESEDVEDLISVELAQYRSASGLFGIKAAMRQRSTLAPAEWWKSYGAETPHLQLLAIKVLSLGCSASGCERNWSIFEHIHSKKRNKLEHQKLQDLVFIKYNQALVERFEIRDKIDPMEFSEINFHTEWLVGEMEKVGDVGEELVDPNHDLTWTQVADASGANEPLIYTRRSMARPQTSRPPRATIAPRATIAPRATIAQQVVVEEVEEDVEDEESEEDVEEDEELEENVEEEEEEEEDEDEDVEEYFDDAT from the exons ATGGCAGCGTCTTCCTCAACACCAAATTCTTCTACGTCGGTTGCTTCGTGTGCTGCAATATTCAAACCAACCAATAGTAAAGACATAGGATGGAAATATAATGGTTTGAAGGATTTGAATAATCGGAAGAAGGTCACATGTGATTTCTGTAACATGACAAGTAGTGGAGGAATAAGTAGAGCAAAAAGGCATCAAGCAGGAATTCAAGGCGATGTAATTCCTTGTTTGAAAACACCGGAGGATGTTAAGGCTATATTACGTGCCGACATTTTTGAGAAAGAGAAAATTAAGAAAGGAATACAAGAAATTGCGGTGCAAATAGATGCGGATGATACCCTTGATATCGAGGAAATAAGTAGGATTAGAACCGGAAAGAGGATTGCCGAGAATGAGACCTCTTCAATAGCCATCAAGAGGACTAAAGGGCCATTAGATTTGGTGTATAAGAAGGCTAAGGACACAAGTATCAATGATGCTTGTGATAAAGAAGCGAGGGCAAGAACTATCCAATATGTTGCTCGCTTTTTTTATACGTGTGGAGTTGCTTTTAATGTAGCAAATGCAAGAGCTTTTAAGTTGATGTTGGAAGCCGTTGGGAGCTATGGTCCTCATTTGAAGCCGCCAAGTTATCATGAACTTAGGGTTCCACTTCTTAAAAATGAGTTGGAATATACGAAAGGTTTGTTGAAGAACCAAGAGGTGCAAAGAAACAAATACGGTTGTTCAATTATGTCGGATGGTTGGACGGATAGAAAAGGTAGAACATTGATCAATTTCTTGGTCAATTGCTCGACGGGGaccatgtttgtgaagagtgtggATGCTTCCGACTATGCAAAGACGGGTGAAAAGCTAGCCGAGTTGTTGGACACATTTGttgaggaaatgggtgaaaaaaatGTTGTCCAATTGATCACCGATAATGGAAGCAACTATGTAGCGGCGGGTAAAATATTGTGTGAAGGGAGGAAACACTTGTTTTGGACTCCATGTGCTGCCCATTGTATAGACCTTATGTTAGAAGACATAGGCAAAATTCCAAAGGTGAAAAATGTTATACAAAAAGGGATTAAGGTTGTGGGCTACATTTATAACCATACTTTTGCTTTGAATTTAATGAGAAAGACTACTGGCAATGTTGAATTGGTTAAACAAGGAGTGACAAGGTTTGCTACCCATTTCCTTTGTCTACAAAGAATGCAAGAACTAAGAGGAAAGCTTAGAGAGATGTTCCTTTGTGAAGAATGGACAAGTTCCAAGTGTGCCAAAGATCCTAAAGGAAAAAGGGCAGCTACTACTATTCTTAATGTATCATTTTGGAGTGATGTTCTCTACACTCTTAAGTGCATGGCGCCTCTTGTAGATGTGTTAAGAATGGTTGACAATGAAAGGAAACCCGCAATGGGATACATATATGCCGCAATGGGGGTAGCGAAGGAATCGATTGAAAAAGCTTTCAATTTAAATTCAAGCAAgtataaagatgtttttgaaatcaTTGATAAAAGATGGGAGTGTCAACTTCATCATCCGCTACATGCTGCAGGCCACTATCTCAATCCTGAATATTATTTTTCTAAACCAGAAATTGAGTCCGATGCTAGATTGGTAAAAGGCCTCCGTAGGTGCATTGAGAGACTTAGTGAAAGTGAAGATGTGGAGGATTTGATTTCAGTAGAATTGGCACAATATCGGAGTGCTTCAGGTCTCTTTGGTATAAAAGCGGCAATGAGACAAAGGTCGACATTAGCTCCAG CTGAGTGGTGGAAGTCTTATGGAGCCGAAACTCCGCATTTGCAATTGTTGGCTATTAAAGTGTTGAGTTTGGGTTGCAGTGCTTCCGGATGTGAGCGTAACTGGAGCATCTTTGAGCAT ATTCATTccaagaagagaaataaattggaacatcaaaaattgcaAGACTTGGTGTTTATCAAGTATAATCAAGCTTTGGTAGAGAGGTTTGAAATTCGAGATAAAATTGATCCTATGGAATTTAGCGAAATTAATTTCCACACCGAATGGTTGGTGGGAGAGATGGAAAAGGTAGGAGATGTTGGTGAAGAATTGGTTGATCCAAATCATGATTTAACTTGGACTCAAGTTGCCGATGCTAGTGGGGCTAATGAGCCTTTAATCTACACTAGGAGGTCAATGGCACGCCCACAAACATCAAGGCCACCAAGAGCAACAATTGCACCAAGAGCAACAATTGCACCAAGAGCAACAATTGCACAACAAGTGGTGGTAgaagaggttgaagaagatgttgaagatgaagaatcggaggaagatgttgaagaagatgaagaattggAGGAaaatgttgaagaagaagaagaagaagaagaagatgaagatgaagatgttgaGGAATATTTTGATGATGCTACATGA